One Paenibacillus riograndensis SBR5 DNA segment encodes these proteins:
- a CDS encoding response regulator transcription factor: protein MDTILIVEDDAKLADLLDAYLSKYDFRTVVVEDFNRVLETFEQAAPSLVLLDVNLPRYDGFYWCRQLRKSSLCPILFISARDSGMDQVMALENGGDDYITKPFQYEVVLAKIRSHLRRAYGSYAQSQEERRLETGGLTLLPERYIIQYAGQSAELTQKEAVLLEALMLKEGRVVTRERLLDLMWEDQHFIDDNTLNVYITRVRKKLKDLGLEEIVETVRGAGYRLSASGDSL from the coding sequence ATGGATACGATTCTGATTGTTGAGGATGACGCCAAGCTGGCGGACCTGCTGGATGCCTATCTCTCCAAATATGATTTCCGTACGGTAGTTGTGGAGGATTTCAACCGGGTGCTGGAGACTTTTGAGCAAGCGGCTCCCAGCCTGGTGCTCCTGGATGTCAATCTCCCCAGGTATGACGGGTTCTATTGGTGCCGCCAGCTGCGCAAGTCTTCGCTGTGCCCGATTCTGTTCATCTCTGCCCGTGACAGCGGGATGGATCAGGTAATGGCGCTGGAGAACGGCGGCGACGATTACATTACCAAACCCTTTCAATACGAGGTGGTGCTGGCCAAAATCCGCAGCCATCTGCGCAGAGCCTACGGCTCGTATGCCCAGAGCCAGGAGGAACGCAGGCTGGAGACGGGGGGCCTTACCCTTTTGCCGGAAAGGTACATCATTCAGTATGCCGGTCAATCCGCAGAGCTTACCCAGAAGGAAGCCGTGCTGCTGGAAGCGCTAATGCTCAAGGAAGGGCGGGTTGTCACCCGTGAACGGCTGCTTGATCTGATGTGGGAGGACCAGCATTTTATTGATGACAATACCTTGAATGTATATATTACGCGGGTGCGGAAGAAGCTCAAGGATCTGGGGCTTGAGGAAATCGTGGAAACGGTCAGAGGCGCAGGCTACAGGCTAAGCGCTTCCGGAGACAGCCTGTGA
- a CDS encoding histidine phosphatase family protein: protein MTTIGLIRHGSTAWNKEGRIQGHTDNPLDEEGLQQAAAIAERLSGEQWDYIYSSDLLRAVQTAEVISKRLGIPIAGQVPGVREMNGGLIEGTTEDERVQRWGSGWKSMDMGLESDESGQQRGSRAIEEIAARHPGKRILIVSHGAILRSSLRKLVPGLDVGELLKNTSITHIVKDNSGWTCALYNCVAHMEAER from the coding sequence ATGACAACCATAGGCTTGATTCGGCACGGCAGCACAGCATGGAATAAGGAAGGCCGGATTCAGGGACATACTGATAACCCGCTTGATGAGGAGGGGCTGCAGCAGGCAGCGGCTATCGCCGAACGTCTGAGCGGGGAGCAGTGGGATTACATCTATTCAAGCGATTTGCTGAGAGCGGTACAGACAGCGGAGGTGATCTCGAAGCGGCTCGGTATTCCGATTGCAGGGCAGGTACCGGGAGTTCGGGAGATGAACGGCGGTCTGATTGAAGGCACCACAGAAGACGAACGTGTGCAGCGCTGGGGCAGCGGATGGAAGAGCATGGACATGGGGCTGGAAAGCGACGAATCGGGCCAGCAGAGAGGCAGCCGGGCCATCGAGGAAATTGCGGCACGGCATCCCGGCAAAAGAATCCTCATCGTCAGCCACGGCGCCATTCTGCGCAGCAGCCTGAGAAAGCTGGTTCCGGGCCTCGATGTGGGCGAGCTGCTCAAAAACACCTCGATCACCCACATCGTCAAGGATAACAGCGGCTGGACCTGTGCACTGTACAACTGCGTGGCACATATGGAAGCTGAACGCTGA
- a CDS encoding phosphodiester glycosidase family protein, whose protein sequence is MKKLSILSLVLTLMLTALPALPASAAATAAPKTAVYVDKDNHAFIPLRFLNGFAGIQAGVSGQNGKEMTLSKNGTTVVLVSGQASASVGGKSVKLSERPFSGNGTTYVPLSFISQTFGLQLVWNKTSASLTLAAGDDSATLPVLSGALISASSPAAVSSRHTYTVGGRSFPVQMVTVSLLHPALKLDVVLAGNTVGKTEALGSIAKRSGAVAAINGTFFDAYTDAAYKAPYGYIISRGKMLKDSPADKRTVFAYDNNLLAELIPGSQFLARFNAGTVTGAIQAGPRLLVDGKVALNVAAEGFRDPKILTGGGSRSALGLTRDHKLILLTSGGATIPQLAQIMKQAGAYQAMNLDGGASSGLFYSGKYLTSPGRLISNALVVKTN, encoded by the coding sequence ATGAAAAAGCTGTCCATTCTATCCCTCGTGCTCACGCTCATGCTCACTGCACTCCCGGCTCTACCTGCCAGCGCCGCAGCTACTGCGGCACCCAAAACCGCCGTCTATGTCGACAAAGACAACCACGCCTTCATTCCGCTAAGGTTCCTGAACGGTTTTGCCGGTATTCAGGCAGGCGTGAGCGGCCAAAACGGCAAAGAAATGACCCTCTCCAAAAACGGGACAACTGTAGTCCTGGTATCAGGCCAAGCGTCGGCCTCCGTGGGCGGCAAGTCCGTTAAGCTAAGCGAACGGCCTTTCAGCGGCAATGGGACAACCTATGTCCCCCTGTCCTTTATCAGTCAAACCTTTGGCCTGCAGTTAGTGTGGAATAAAACATCCGCTTCCCTTACTTTAGCTGCCGGTGATGATTCTGCTACTTTGCCTGTGTTATCCGGTGCTCTTATTTCCGCAAGCTCTCCGGCGGCCGTAAGCTCCAGGCACACCTATACAGTAGGCGGCAGATCCTTCCCTGTACAGATGGTGACCGTGTCCCTGCTGCACCCCGCGCTCAAGCTGGATGTTGTCCTTGCAGGCAACACTGTAGGCAAGACGGAAGCGCTCGGCAGTATAGCCAAGCGCAGCGGGGCTGTTGCCGCCATTAACGGTACGTTTTTTGACGCTTATACAGATGCGGCCTACAAAGCTCCTTACGGTTATATTATCAGCCGCGGAAAAATGCTGAAAGACAGCCCGGCAGATAAACGGACCGTCTTCGCTTATGACAACAACCTTCTGGCCGAACTGATTCCGGGCAGTCAATTCCTGGCGCGCTTCAATGCCGGTACTGTCACAGGAGCAATCCAGGCGGGTCCCCGGCTGCTTGTAGACGGTAAAGTGGCGCTGAATGTAGCCGCTGAAGGCTTCCGGGACCCCAAAATCTTAACCGGCGGCGGCTCCCGCAGCGCACTGGGCCTGACCCGGGACCATAAGCTAATCCTTCTGACCTCCGGCGGGGCAACCATCCCCCAATTGGCACAGATCATGAAGCAGGCCGGAGCGTATCAGGCGATGAACCTGGATGGCGGCGCATCGAGCGGCCTTTTTTACAGCGGTAAATATCTGACCTCACCCGGACGGCTGATCAGCAATGCGCTGGTGGTCAAAACCAACTAA
- a CDS encoding sensor histidine kinase — translation MRLFLKDQRPLLLFYLLQMILVPVLYYLSGESRPLSIILYGMALSAAVLLVYLVYRYIQHHKLYSRLAQPAAAPGELSVPLDDAPLSEAVSELLQATHRHYQEQLQSHISRMDQHIIFINRWVHQMKTPLSVIQLTLQELDDEAAGSIQEELERLRKGLEMVIYTSRLERFEDDFQVQSLPLRRIISEAVAENRRLFIRRGIKVDIRVDESLTVYSDAKWLMFMLTQILVNAVNYTSGSGKTVAVTAQAMGKDIQLDIADQGIGISSEDLKRVFNPYFTGERGRQYHESTGMGLYLVREICSRLGHKVGLESKPGEGTTVRIIFNGTGLQ, via the coding sequence GTGAGGCTGTTCCTCAAGGACCAGCGGCCGCTGCTGCTCTTTTATCTGCTGCAGATGATCCTCGTTCCGGTTCTGTATTATTTGTCCGGCGAATCCAGGCCGCTGTCGATCATCCTGTATGGAATGGCCCTTAGCGCTGCGGTTCTCCTCGTCTATCTGGTGTACAGATATATCCAGCACCATAAGCTGTACAGCCGCCTGGCCCAGCCGGCCGCCGCACCCGGCGAGCTGTCTGTTCCGCTGGATGATGCACCGCTGTCCGAAGCCGTAAGCGAGCTGCTCCAGGCGACCCACCGCCACTATCAGGAGCAGCTCCAGAGCCATATCAGCCGGATGGATCAGCATATCATTTTTATCAACCGCTGGGTACACCAGATGAAGACTCCGCTGTCCGTTATCCAGCTTACGCTGCAGGAGCTGGACGATGAGGCGGCAGGCAGCATTCAGGAAGAGCTTGAACGGCTGCGCAAGGGGCTGGAGATGGTCATTTACACTTCCCGCCTGGAGCGGTTTGAGGATGACTTTCAGGTGCAGTCTCTGCCGCTGCGCCGGATCATCAGCGAAGCGGTAGCCGAGAACCGCAGGCTGTTCATCCGCAGAGGCATCAAGGTTGATATCCGGGTGGATGAGAGTTTGACCGTCTACAGCGATGCCAAATGGCTGATGTTCATGCTGACCCAGATCCTGGTCAATGCCGTGAATTATACTTCCGGGTCAGGCAAAACCGTTGCCGTCACGGCACAGGCCATGGGCAAAGACATCCAACTTGACATTGCGGATCAGGGCATCGGCATTTCCTCTGAAGATCTGAAAAGGGTATTTAATCCCTACTTCACGGGTGAGCGCGGACGGCAGTATCATGAATCGACCGGGATGGGCCTGTACCTGGTCCGCGAGATTTGCAGCCGTCTCGGCCATAAGGTCGGCCTGGAGTCCAAGCCCGGAGAGGGAACCACGGTGCGAATTATTTTTAACGGAACTGGCCTCCAATAA